The bacterium sequence CGAGGAGGCGACCCGGGCGCACCAGTTCTACGTGAACCAGCGCTGGCTCGGCGGCATGATGACGAACTTCTCCACGATCAAGAGCCGGATCGAGCGGCTGCACGAACTCGTGGACATGCGGGACAACGGCACGCTCGAGATCCTGCCGAAGCGCGAGCAGACGCAGCTGATGGACGAGCTCGCGCGGCTCGAGAAGTACCTCGGCGGCATCGCGACGATGCGCGCCGTGCCGTCGGCGGTGTACATCGTCGACACGCGCAAGGAACATATCGCGATCGCCGAAGCGCGGAAGCTCGGGGTGCCGGTCGTGGCCATCATCGACACGAACTGCGACCCGGACGAGGCGGCGTACCCGATTCCGGGCAACGACGACGCGATCCGCGCGGTGCGCCTCATCACGAACCGGATCGCCAACGCGGCGCTCGAGGGCTACGAGGAGCGGCGCAAGGCGGAGATCGTCGAGGAAGAGGCGGCCGCGGAGGCGGAGGGCGTCGAGCCCGCGCCGATGGCCCCGCTG is a genomic window containing:
- the rpsB gene encoding 30S ribosomal protein S2 — encoded protein: MAVVTMKQLLEAGVHFGHQTRRWNPKMAPFIFTQRNGIHIIDLQKSVPLIDTAYRFVRDTVAQGGTVLFVGTKKQAQDAIREEATRAHQFYVNQRWLGGMMTNFSTIKSRIERLHELVDMRDNGTLEILPKREQTQLMDELARLEKYLGGIATMRAVPSAVYIVDTRKEHIAIAEARKLGVPVVAIIDTNCDPDEAAYPIPGNDDAIRAVRLITNRIANAALEGYEERRKAEIVEEEAAAEAEGVEPAPMAPLPGEEEVVEEPAEEQEVQA